GGATCAAGGATCTCTCGAACTCGCGCGTGTGGGCTTTCCTCGGCGACGGTGAGATGGATGAGGTCGAAAGCCGCGGACAGCTCCAGGTCGCGGCCAACGAGGGCCTGGACAACCTCACGTTCGTCGTGAACTGCAACCTGCAGCGCCTCGACGGCCCGGTGCGCGGAAACGGCAAGATCATCCAGGAGCTCGAGGCGTTCTTCCGCGGCGCGGGCTGGAACGTCATCAAGGTCGTCTGGGGTCGCGGCTGGGACGAGCTGTTGCAGGTGGACACCGATGGCGCGCTCGTTCGCCTCATGAACACCACCCCCGACGGTGATTTCCAGACGTACCGCGCCGAGGACGGCAAGTTCATCCGCGACCACTTCTTCGGTCGCGACGAGCGCACCGCGGCGATGGTCACCGACTGGTCCGACGAGGACATCTGGGGAAAGCTCCGCCGCGGCGGCCTGGACTACCAGAAGCTCTATGCGGCGTACAAGGCGGCGACCGAGCACAAGGGACAGCCGACGGTCATCCTCGCCAAGACCATCAAGGGCTACGGGCTCGGTCACCACTTCGAGGGGCGCAACGCGACGCACCAGATGAAGAAGATGACGCTCGACGACCTCAAGCACTTCCGCGACTCGATGCGCATCCCCGTCTCCGACGCCCAGCTCGAGGAGAACCCGTACGCCCCGCCGTACTTCCACCCGGGCATGGAGGACGAGACCATCCAGTACATGGTGGAGAAGCGTCGCGCGCTCGGTGGGTTCCTGCCCGAGCGCCGCATCCACCACGTGCCGATCAGCCTCCCGGACGACAGCGCGTACGCACTGCCGAAGAAGGGATCCGGAACGCAGGAGGTCGCCACGACCATGGCGTTCGTCCGCCTGCTGAAGGATCTGCTGCGTTCGAAGGACTTCGGCAACCGCATCGTGCCGATCATCCCCGACGAGGCGCGCACGTTCGGTTTGGACGCCTTCTTCCCGACCGCCAAGATCTACAACCCGAACGGTCAGAACTACACGTCGGTCGACCGGGAGCTGCTGCTCGCCTACAAGGAGAGCCCGCAGGGTCAGATCATGCACGTCGGCATCAACGAGGCTGGAGCGGTGGCGGCGTTCACCGGCACGGGCACCTCGTATGCCACGCACGGCGAGCCGCTGATCCCGGTCTACATCTTCTACTCGATGTTCGGCTTCCAGCGCACCGGCGACGCCCAGTGGGCCGCCGCCGACCAGATGGCGCGGGGTTTCATCATGGGTGCCACCGCCGGCCGCACGACGCTGACCGGTGAGGGTCTTCAGCACGCCGACGGCCACTCCCACCTGCTCGCGTCGACGAACCCGGCCACGGTGTCGTACGACCCCGCGTACGGGTACGAGATCGCCCACATCGTCCACTCCGGCCTGGAGCGGATGTACGGCGGCAACCACCCCGATCCGAACGTCATGTACTACATCACGCTCTACAACGAGCCGCTGGTGCAGCCGGCCGAGCCCGAGGGCGTCGACGTCGAGGGCATCGTCCGCGGCATCCACCGCATCTCGGAGGGCGCCGGTGACGGACATCGCGTGCAGCTGCTCGCGTCCGGTGTGGGTGTGCCGTGGGTGCTCGAGGCCCAGCAGCTGCTGCGCGAGGACTGGGGCGTGGCCGCCGATGTGTGGTCGGTCACGAGCTGGACGGAGTTGCGCCGCGACGGACTCGCCGCCGACGAGCACAACTTCCTGAACCCGCTGGCCGAGCCGCGCACCGCGTACCTCACCGAGAAGCTTCGCGACACCGCGGGCCCCGTCCTGGGCGTCAGCGACTACATGCACGCGGTGCAGGACCAGATCCGCGAGTGGGTTCCCCGTCGCTACGTCACCCTCGGTGCGGACGGCTTCGGCTTCTCCGACACCCGGGCCGCGGCGCGTCGGTTCTTCAAGATCGACGGACCGTCCATCGTCGTCCGTGCCCTGCAGGCGCTGGCCGACGAAGGGCTCGTCGACCGGTCGCTGTCGGCACAGGCGATCGAGAAGTACCGCCTGCACGATGTGACCGCCGGAACGAGCGGAAACGCCGGCGGCGAAAGCTGATCGATTCGATGCCCGCCCGCCCCACCCCTCAGGAGAAGGCGGAGACACTCGCGTGGCTCCGCCGGGTCTCCGGAGACCTGGCCACGGCGACCATCAAGCGGCTCGAAGAGTCGCTGCCCTGGTACGCCGACATGCCTCCGGCCCGTCGCTCGGCGGTGGGCCTGGTGGCGCAGGCGGGCATCGCGTCGTTCATCCAGTGGTACGAGGATCCCGGCTCGACGCCGTGGATCGCTGCCGACATCTTCGCCGCTGCTCCCCGTGAGCTGCTGCGCAGTGTCAGCCTGACGCAGACTCTCCAGCTGATCCGCGTCACCGTCGCCGTCACGGAGGAACGCGTCGCGGGAAAGGCGGAGGATCTCCGCGAGAGCATCCTGCTGTTCTCCCGCGAGGTCGCCTTCGCCTCCGCGGACGTGTACGCGCGGGCGGCGGAGGCGCGCGGGCTGTGGGATGCGCGCCTGGAGGCCCTTGTCGTCGACTCCATCCTCACCGGCGAAGCCGACGAGGAGCTGCCCAGCCGCATCGCCGCCCTCGGCTGGCACGGCCACGGCGAGGTCGCGGTTCTCGTCGGCACCACTCCGCCGCAACTGGACGTCGATCATCTGCGTCGAGTGGCACGCAAGCTGGGTGTCGACGTCCTCATCGGCGTGCAGGGTTCCCGTCTCGTTCTGGTGATCGGCCGTGCCGTGCTGCCGGGGCGAGAGCCCGTCGCCGAGGAGCTGCCGTTCCCGGAGATCGCCCTGCGTCTGGAGCCGGGTTTCGGCCCGGGTCATCTCGTGCTCGGTCCGACGGTTCCTGCACTCGTGGATGCCGGGCTCAGCGCGCGCGCCGCGCTGGCGGGCTTCGCGGTGGCCAGCGCGTGGCGCCATGCGCCGCGTCCGGTGGAAGCCGACGACCTGCTGCCCGAGCGCGCCCTCGCGGGTGACGCCATGGCGAAGGCGACCCTCGTCGACCGCATCTACCGTCCCCTGCAAGCGCACTCCGCCGACCTCGTCACCACCCTGTGGAGCTACCTCGACAACGGTCGCTCCCTGGAGGCGACGGCGCGCGAGCTGTTCGTGCACCCGAACACCGTCCGCTACCGGCTGAAGCGCGTCTCCGACGTCATCGGATGGGACGCGACCGGGCCGCGCGAGGCGCTCATCCTGCAGACGGCGCTCATCATCGGCTCCATCGGCACGGAGGCGACCCGCCGCCGCGGAAGCGCCGCGCGACGGTCCGCGCGCGCGGACTGAGCCTCGTGCCGTTGTCGAGCTGATACAAAGCATTTCGCGTTTGTTGTGACGTCGTCGCCAGCGCGGCGGCGAAGAACTTGGAAGGATAGGCACGTGATCATCACCGTCTTCCCCGGGCAGGGCTCGCAGACCCCGGGGTTCCTGACACCCTGGCTCGAACTCGAGGGTGCCCGCGAGCGCCTCGAGCGCTACGCCGAGGCCGCGCAGGTGGACCTCGTGGCCGCCGGCACCGAGTGGGATGCCGAACGCATCCGTGACACGGCGGTCGCCCAGCCCTTGATCGTGGCGGCGAGCCTGCTCTCCTACTCGGCTCTCCAGGATGCCGCGGGCGCCGCGCCTGCCGGCGTCGCCGGTCATTCGGTCGGCGAGGTCGCTGCCCTGGTCGCGGCCGGCGTCGTCAGTGAGGACGACGGCATGCGTCTGGTCGGGCTGCGTGGTCGGGCCATGGCCGATGCGGCCGCGCAGGAGCAGACCGGAATGAGTGCGATCCTCGGCGGCGACCGCGACGGCGTGCTCGCGCTTCTCGACGAGCTGGAGCTCACCCCCGCCAATCACA
The DNA window shown above is from Microbacterium laevaniformans and carries:
- a CDS encoding ACP S-malonyltransferase, giving the protein MIITVFPGQGSQTPGFLTPWLELEGARERLERYAEAAQVDLVAAGTEWDAERIRDTAVAQPLIVAASLLSYSALQDAAGAAPAGVAGHSVGEVAALVAAGVVSEDDGMRLVGLRGRAMADAAAQEQTGMSAILGGDRDGVLALLDELELTPANHNGAGQIVAAGAQDALAELTAHPVAGSRVIPLQVAGAFHTSYMAPAVVTLRTAAAELTASDPVLALWTNRDGARVASGREALDLLVAQVSSPVRWDLCMESFADAGVTGIIELAPAGTLTGLAKRALRGVPTVAVKTPDDLAAAAALLTGGDA
- the aceE gene encoding pyruvate dehydrogenase (acetyl-transferring), homodimeric type, encoding MTVNDQDPYSQGPQDSDPEETHEWQESLQQLVDSKGAGRGREIMLSLLNKSHELQLNVPQVPTTDYINTIAPENEPEFPGDEELERRYRRWIRWNAALTVHRAQRPGIGVGGHISTYASSASLYEVGFNHFFRGLDDPNGGDQIFIQGHASPGIYARSFLEGRLSADQLDGFRQEKSKAPDGIPSYPHPRLMPEYWQFPTVSMGLGPINAIYQAMTNKYLTNRGIKDLSNSRVWAFLGDGEMDEVESRGQLQVAANEGLDNLTFVVNCNLQRLDGPVRGNGKIIQELEAFFRGAGWNVIKVVWGRGWDELLQVDTDGALVRLMNTTPDGDFQTYRAEDGKFIRDHFFGRDERTAAMVTDWSDEDIWGKLRRGGLDYQKLYAAYKAATEHKGQPTVILAKTIKGYGLGHHFEGRNATHQMKKMTLDDLKHFRDSMRIPVSDAQLEENPYAPPYFHPGMEDETIQYMVEKRRALGGFLPERRIHHVPISLPDDSAYALPKKGSGTQEVATTMAFVRLLKDLLRSKDFGNRIVPIIPDEARTFGLDAFFPTAKIYNPNGQNYTSVDRELLLAYKESPQGQIMHVGINEAGAVAAFTGTGTSYATHGEPLIPVYIFYSMFGFQRTGDAQWAAADQMARGFIMGATAGRTTLTGEGLQHADGHSHLLASTNPATVSYDPAYGYEIAHIVHSGLERMYGGNHPDPNVMYYITLYNEPLVQPAEPEGVDVEGIVRGIHRISEGAGDGHRVQLLASGVGVPWVLEAQQLLREDWGVAADVWSVTSWTELRRDGLAADEHNFLNPLAEPRTAYLTEKLRDTAGPVLGVSDYMHAVQDQIREWVPRRYVTLGADGFGFSDTRAAARRFFKIDGPSIVVRALQALADEGLVDRSLSAQAIEKYRLHDVTAGTSGNAGGES
- a CDS encoding PucR family transcriptional regulator, with product MPARPTPQEKAETLAWLRRVSGDLATATIKRLEESLPWYADMPPARRSAVGLVAQAGIASFIQWYEDPGSTPWIAADIFAAAPRELLRSVSLTQTLQLIRVTVAVTEERVAGKAEDLRESILLFSREVAFASADVYARAAEARGLWDARLEALVVDSILTGEADEELPSRIAALGWHGHGEVAVLVGTTPPQLDVDHLRRVARKLGVDVLIGVQGSRLVLVIGRAVLPGREPVAEELPFPEIALRLEPGFGPGHLVLGPTVPALVDAGLSARAALAGFAVASAWRHAPRPVEADDLLPERALAGDAMAKATLVDRIYRPLQAHSADLVTTLWSYLDNGRSLEATARELFVHPNTVRYRLKRVSDVIGWDATGPREALILQTALIIGSIGTEATRRRGSAARRSARAD